The DNA region TGGGCATTAGCGTGAACACTGTTAAAACGCAGAAAAAAAGAGGGCTGCAACTGCTAAAGGTTCGTCTTAACCCAGATTTTTTTGCCATTCTTTCCTTATTTTTATTGAAATAATCCAATTATTAAAAAATAATTTGATTTTCTTTCACCCACTTTTGTTTTTCGGGTTTCCTATAGTTGTCTATGGAAACACAAAACAATTTTAAGTACACATCCCAACTCATTATTAAGTTCCTTAAAGATGAACTTAACGCTCAGGAAAAGAGGGCCCTTGAACTTTGGCTTAATGCATCCCCGGCTAACCGGGAACTACTGGAGTCTTTCCGCAATACCGCAGCTGTACAACAGGAGATCAATTACATAGATGCAGTTGACACCCATAAAGGCTGGGAAGAAATTTCAAAACAAATGCAGGTTAAACCAGTAAAAGCATTTTTCTGGAATAAAATCAGGAAATACAGCGCAGCTGCCATACTGTTAATCACAACAGGTATTGGCCTTTATTACTATACTGCAAAAAATAACAACGGGAAACCCAACGGTACCAACGGTACCCTGGCATCACAAGATATTATGCCTGGAGGTCAGAAAGCGGTATTGCAATTGGCAGATGGCTCTTCTCTTGATCTGGGCAGTAATAAATTCCTGCTGAAAGGCGAAAATGGGGAAGTAGCCATGAGCGCATCAAAAGGAACACTGTATTTTGGGAACAATAAAGGAAGCAGAGCCAAAGGATACAACCTGTTGAAAACCCCTCGGGCAGGAGAGTATAAAATGATTCTTCCCGACGGAACTAAGGTCTGGTTAAATGCATCATCTACCCTACGTTTCCCGGCAAGTTTCAATAGAGAAGAACGTCATGTCCAGCTTACAGGAGAAGCCTATTTTGAAGTTGCCCATAACAAGGATCTACCATTCAGGGTAAGTTTTAACAACACAGAAGTAGAGGTGTTGGGCACCCATTTTAACATCAATACTTTCGGCAAACAAAGCAGAACCACACTGGTAGAAGGTTCAGTTAAAGTGACCGAAGCAGGCAAACAACAACTGCTGAAACCCGGAGAAGAAGCGATCGTAAATGATGGCAAAGTAGCCATCCATAAAACAGATACCTACAAATCCATAGCCTGGAAAGAAGGTGCTTTTTATTTCCAGGATGACCTGATGACAGACATTATGGACCAGGTATTCCGGTGGTACAACGTAGAAATTATTTACAAAGGTAAACCAGGCACCAAAAGATATAGCGGAAATATCCGCAGGCAAGCTACATTAAAGCAGGTGCTGGAAATGCTTAATGCAGTAAGCGGAACAGAATTCAGCCTGGAAGACAGGACCGTAACCGTAGACTTTAACAACTAAAACTTTAAACACATGAAATAACCATTACTAAACAATCACCGGAATTTAAAAATACAGGTATAAAAAATCCGGGAGCATTGCAGTGTTCCCGGATCAAAAAGTGCGGCTGTGTTTATTTGATCGCTTTTCGAATTCAACCAATTTTTCAAAACCAACACATACAAAAATATGAAACAAATCCTTCCCGGCAAGTATGCGGGAGAATGCAGGTCATTTAATAGAAAACTACTATTAGTTATGAGGTTAACTATTTTCTTATTAATCGCGGGCTGCCTGGCTGTACAAGCCTCAGGCTATGCCCAAAAAGTAAACCTATCGGTGCGCAATGCAGGGATGGAAAGCGTCTGCCTGGACATTAAAAAGCAGACCGGCTATTTCTTCCTGTACGATGCCGATGTGCTGAAAAAATCAGGAAAGGTTAACCTTGAACTCAAAAACGCCGAACTGACAGAGGCCTTAAAACAGCTCACGGCCGGAAAAGCGTTGGAATATAAGATTATTGATAAGACAGTCATCATCTCTGAGGCAAGAAGCGTACAAACTATGCAGGAGGAGATCATCGTTAAAGGAACCGTAAAATCGAAAGAAGCGCCTGGTCAGCCAGATCTGGCTCTTCCCGGGGTGGTAGTTACGCTTAAGGGAACAAAAAAAGCTGTGCTTACTTTCGGCGATGGGACATACAGCATCAAGGCCCCTGCCAATGGTACCCTGGTATTTTCTATGGTAGGTTACGGCACTAAAGAAATCGCTATTAACGGAAATAAAATCATTGATATTGTAATGGCAGAAACAGCCAGCCAACTGAATGAAGTTATTGTTACCGCCTATGGTACTTCTGAAAAAAAAGAAAACCAGATCGGGAGCGCATTTCAGGTAAACAGAAAAGACCTGGATCGTAAACCTCTCGATAGGATTGACAAATTGCTGGAAGGTATTGTACCGGGTTTACAGGTTGACATGCAGGATGCAACTGCAGCAAGTGCCAGACCAAGATTCCAGACGCGTCTTAGAGGGGATGCGACATTCAGCTCCTCCAATGAGCCGCTATGGGTGTTAGACGGAATCCCGATAAATACAGGTGATGAGACCAATATGATCCCGGGCACCAATACCAGTGTTAGCCCCTTAAGCTACCTTAACCCGAATGACATCGAATCAATAACTGTATTGAAAGATGCTACCGCAACTTCAATTTATGGTGCAAACGGTGCAAACGGGGTGATACTGATTACAACTACCAGGGGACGGGATGGCGAAAACAGGATTAACTACAGTTTCAGAACTGGTCTGAACCTTTTAAACGACAACCGCTTTCATGTTCTCAGTGCGAATGAGTATAGAGAACTCATTTCGGAATCTTTTGCCAATTCGCCATTATCAGTGAATCCGGTTGAGGATTTGGGAACAAGTACCGACTGGTATGACATCTTTTACCGTAACGGTGTAACCAGTCAGCATGATCTTTCATTTTCAGGAGGAAACGAGAAAACCAGGTATTATGTTTCTGGGGCTTACTACAAAGAGAAACCCATCATGATCAATAATACTACGCAAAGGTTTTCTACAAGAATTAACCTTGATCAGAAAGTAAACCGGTCAATTGACATGTTTTTCCGCCTGGGCGCTTCATATAACCTGAATGACATGTTTAATCCTGGAAATGCCTATTACATCAACAGACCTATTGACAGCCCCTTCAATCCGGATGGATCCTATGTTATGAAGTTTTACAATAAACTTGCCGACGCAAAGTTTAATGACGACAACCAGAAAACCATGGCTATGAATGGAAATATTGGTGGAACAATCCGCATATTGCCCGAACTTTCATATACCACCACCAATGGTATAGATTACTCTTCAGTAAACGAGAGCATGTATACCTCTATGCTTACATTCCTTGGCCGAGATGGCGGGGAAGCTTATAAAGGGCAAAGTACAGTCTTTACCTGGAACTCTCAACATCGCATTAATTTTGATAAGAAATTTGGCAACCATTCCTTTTCTGCCTTATTGGGTGGAGAAGCTACCAACAGGGACAGGCGGTCATTATCTGCTAATGGAATCGGTTTTGCAAACGATAAGATCAGAGAAGTGACCTACGCTGCAACCAGAACGGGTTCAAGTTCGGCGGCCGAACAAAGTGGTTTATCCTACTATGGACAGCTCAACTACAGTTTATCAGACAAATATCATTTGATAGGAAGCTTCAGGGGTGATGCCAATTCGGATTTCGGAACCGATGTAAGGTGGGCAACCTTTAAGTCGATAGGGGCCGCATGGACCATCAGCAAAGAGAAGTTCTGGTCTGTAAAAGAAATTGATTTCGCGAAAATCAAACTCAGCTACGGTACAAACGGCAATTCCAGGATAGGGGCATATAAATCAAAAGGGATTTACAGCATGGGTACAGACAATAGTTATATCGGTATGCCTGGAGCAATCATGTCAAATGGTGAAAACCCTGTGCTGTCCTGGGAAACCACCTACATTTTAAATGGAGGTATTAGTCTTGGTTTGTTCAAAAGAATTTCCCTTGAACTTGAAGCCTATCAGAACATCACTAAAAATATTCTGGACGACGTAGACGTATCTCGCACAAGCGGGTTTACAGGAATCCTTCAGAATTTAGGGACTGTAAAGAACCGCGGCATTGAACTTACCCTAAACACACAAAACATCATGAAGAAGGATTTTGAGTGGAAAACCAGGTTTAACCTGTCGCACAACAGTAACCATATTGTGAAGCTTTACAATGGCAACAATAAGGTTTTTGGCAATACGATCAGAAGTGTAGGTGACGCCATAGGCACCTTTTATCTGATCAGATGGGCCGGAGTAGATCCCCGAGACGGCGGTCCGCTGTGGTACGATAACCGGGGCAATATTACCAAGGAATTTGACCTGAACAATCGTGTCATACTTGACGATCCCAATCCTGATTTTTTTGGGGGCATGACAAATACCTTCCAATATAAAAACTTTTCGTTTAGTGCGCTAATGGTATATAATGTAGGCGGATATGCATTTAGTGCTTTGCAGCGCGATGCTGAATCAGATGGAAGGAACCTTGCTTCCGACAACCAATCGAGAAACCAGCTTGACCGCTGGAGAGAAGCCGGTGACCTTAGCATCGTCCCTAAAACCGTTCTGGGTGAAAATGCAAACAATGGACGTAACTCAACCCGGTTCCTTCACCGGAAGACAAGCTTAAGATTAACCAATGTTAGTGTAAATTATGCAATACCGGAAAGCGCATTAAAAGCCATACGACTTAGGCGCGCCAGCATATATGCTCAGGCAGACAATGTTGGTTTCTGGACACCTTATAAAACCAAAAAAGGTTACAACGATTACAAGAACTATTTCAATCCATACCCTCAACCTCTTGTGCTCTCTTTTGGCTTAAACGTAGGCTTTTAACCATAACATAAACAACAATGAAAAATATAGCTAAAATAGCATTACTGATCTTGCTTGCTCTAAGTGTGGGTTCATGTAAAAAATTCCTTGAAAAAGAGCCTATAGGTAAAGTAGGTAAACAGGTACTGTTTGAAGACGTTAACGGCGCAAAGCTTGCGCTGATGGGTTCTTATAAATCCATGCTCGATTATTACAGAAATGAATTTGGTATGTATGGTGATGTAGCGTCAGATAACCTGGTGAATGTGCCGGCAAACAATGTTTATATGCCCGAACAGTTTAACTTTAGCAGCACAGCCGAAGACGAAGCCAGTGGTGCAGGCCACATATGGTTAGATATTTATGAGACATTGAACAATGTGAACAATCTGATCAATGCCATACCTGAACTGAAAGCAAAATTTCCAGGTAGTACGGGAGAGCTGGATGCTTTACAGGCACAGGCCCTGGTGCTTAGGGCAATATGCCACCTGGATTTGAGCAAAGTGTTTTCGCAACCCTATACTTTCACAGCAGATGGCTCACATATGGGAATTCCTCTTTTGTTAAAAACACCAAATCCCGGCCAACAGGTACCACGCAATACAATGAAAGAAACTTATGATCAAATCATTAAGGACATCAGTGATGCAATTCCAGTATTAAAAATTTACGGTAATACCGATCAGGCGTTGATAAGTTATCAGGCAGCGCTGGGCCTGCTATCCAGGGTTTATCTTTATCAGGGTAACTGGACACAAAGCCTTGCAAATGCGGATCTGGTGATTAACGACAAGGCTTATGCGCTGGCCACTGCATCAAGTTACAAGACAGTATTTACCGCCTACCCTTTAAGCTCTTCCTCACCAAAAGTTGAGATTTTGTTCCAATTATCCGCTCAGGGACAAGACAAGTACGGTGCCACCGATATCAACACAATATTCTCATCTTTCTCAGCTGCCAGGTACAAAGCATCAGCCAAATTACTTGGCCTGTTTGATGCCAACGACATCAGAAAGAAAGACATGTTTTCTGTCAATTCTACAAAATCGATCACCAAAAAATATGCAGACAGCATTTCAACAGTTCCAAATCCATTTACAATAAAGGTAATCCGCCTTTCGGAAGTTTACCTGAACCGCGCAGAAGCAAACTGGAACCTTGGTAAATATGATGATGCAGCAAAAGATCTTCAGATCATATCGCAAAGAGCGCATCCGAATAAAACCATTACGATAATTTACAGTTCAGCTGCTGACCTCTACAAGCAGATTGCCGATGAAAGAAACCGTGAGCTGTGTTTTGAAGGGCACCGTTTGATTGATCTGGTAAGACGTAAAGAAAATCTCCAACGGGGGAACGACTGCAACTCGACGGTTTGCAGTCTCAACTACCCGAACGATAAATTTGTTTTACCGATTACAACCAAGGAACTAGATGCCAACAAGGCAATGAAACAAAACCCTGGCTATAACTAATAAAGAAATGAAAAATAATATAAAAAATCTGCTCAGTATCTGTATTCTACCTTTGGTATTACTGGCTGCATCCTGTTCAAAGGAACAGGTTCCTTATGACAATCCTTTTTTTCATATCAATTTTGAGAATAAAAGTTCTATAGAAGTCTTATCCAACCGTAAAGACACCGTAGACTATAAAGTTTACCTAAGTGCCCAGCTTCAGTTTGAACCTATTGACCTGCAATATGAAGTAAAAGTGGGTGACGGGTTGCAGGATGGTCGTGATTTTACACTAATTACCACTGGTAATAAATTGACTTTTCCACAGGGGATTTTTGAGCGTGCCATCAGAATTGCATGGAAAGAATCTGTCCTTGATCCGGCAAAAGACAATACCATTACCATTCGGCTAATCAGCAATACCCGGAACTTTACAATGGGTATGCCTGGGCCAGACCAGCTACAGCGTCAACTGATCATCACTAAAAAGTAGGGAAGGCAATGATGAGGAAAAATATAAATCTGATGCCGTTATTACTGGCCTGCCTGGCACTTTTAAGTTTCGGCGGCTATGCCCAGCAATTGCGTCAAGACCCGAACCTGGTAACGGGAAGGCTTAAAAACGGCTTTACCTATTACATTTACAAAAGCAACAAAACACCAGGTAATTCGGTTCTGAGATTGTTTCTAAATGCAGGCTCACTACAGGAAGACTCTGATCAGTTGGGCCTAGCCCATTTTATCGAGCACATGGCCTTTAATGGGACCAAACATTATTCTAAAAATGATGTGATCGAATTCCTGGAATCTAAAGGTGTAAAGTTTGGGGCCGACCTGAATGCACACACCAGTTTTGATGAAACGGTGTATAAGATCAGTATCAATACGGAGGACGAGAAAAACCTGGAGAAATCTATCGACATTATGGCTGACTGGGCATTTGGCATAACCTTCGACAGCCATGAGATCGATAAGGAACGTGGCGTAGTGATCGAAGAATGGCGTAGCAAACAAGGTGCAGCGAACCGCTTAAGGGAACAATACCTGCCCGTACTGTTCAACAAATCCAGGTATGCCGAACGCTTGCCGATAGGCAAGGTTGACATCCTGAAGAGCTTTAAACGGCAAACCATTGTAGACTTTTACGAAAAATGGTACCGCCCCGACCTAATGTCTATTGCCATTATAACGGATATTGATCCAAAAAAAGTGGAAACTTATATCAAAAATGAGTTTAACCAGTACAAAGCTAAAAGCAAGGCCCCAAGGATATATTATGAATTACCTCAGCATCGTGACACCTTGTTTTCTATCCTTACCGACAAGGAAGCCAATGCCATTGAACTGAGCGTTTTTAATAAGATCAGGTCTTTTAGTGGGATCAAAACAGAGCAGGACTATAAAGCTCAGCTTATCCGTTCATTTTTCAATGCTCTGACCAAAAGCCGCTTCAGCAGAATCTCTCAACTGCAGAATGATTTTAAGGAGGGCAGCTTCTCGGTCAGCAATATTGTGCTGAAAAATGGCATTGTTTCGGGCGGGGCAGCTTTGTATCACGACAAAATCAAAGAGGGAATTACTCAGTACTTAACCGAAACGCAGCGGATTTTCCGTTATGGGTTCACCAGCGATGAAATAAAAAAATACCGTGATGAGTATATTGCAGCAATTAAACGTTCTGAAGCCTCGGAGGATAAAACGCAAGGAGAAACCTATGTCAATGAAATACACGATGTATTTTACAACGGCAGCACCATGTTGGCTAAAACGGAACGCAACAGGCTTGCGCTCAAATACGCACCGCAAATTGACTCCCTTACGCTCTTCGACTTCCTGAAATCGGTAAACAAGCCAGGTAATACCGTGGTATTGCTTACCGCGCCGGAAAAGGACAAAACCAGTTTACCTGACCAGCCAGCCTTAAAGGCCATGTTTGCCAAAGCAGCCTCAGAAAAGATTGCGCCCTGGTCAGACCAGCTAAGCATTCCTGAAAAACTGCTGGCACAAGAACCAAAAGCTGGTAAAGTGGTCAAACAGGAAATCATATCTCCTATTGGGCTTACCAAATGGACCTTATCCAACGGCTCCATTGTTTATCTGAAGCCGACCGAAGAACGTAAAAATTACCTTTCTTTATCGGGCTTCCGGAAAGGTGGAATTTACGCCCTGGATTCAGCACAATATGTAACCGCTCAGTTTGTAAAGCCGGTTACCGGCCTGAGTGGTGCGGGCCCTTTCAGCAGACGCGCATTAACTGAGTTCCTTACCGGAAATTCAGCTTCTGCCACCCTAGTTTTATCAAATACCAGGGAAGGTGTAGTGACCAGTGCCGACTGGAAGGATGCCAGAACCATGTTCCAGCTCATGTACCTGAAATGGATGTACCCCAATGCTGATCCCTTAACATTTGAACAGGCAAAGCGGCAAACCATAGAACAGATGGAGAACAACAAACTTTCTCCGAATTACGCCTACAATAAAGCCATAGCTGAACTGCTGAAAGGCGACGATGACTATGCGTCAAACCTGTCGGAAGCCCGCCTGAATAAAGAAGCACAATTAAAAGACATCATCCCGATTTTCAAAAGCCGGTTTGGTTCAGCTAAAGATTTCCAGTTTGTCATTGTAGGTGGGTTTAACCCCGACAGCATCAAACCTTTGGTTGAGCAGTATATAGGCGGTTTACCCGGTGGTGATTACAATGCAAAATTTGTTTATAAAGGTCCTATTGAAGGCCATGGAGCAAAAGACATCCTGATGTATGCGGGCACTGCACCTAAAAGCACCGTAAACCTTTTTTACCAAAACAATCAGGTAAACTATGATTATCCTGAAATACTGGTTCAGACGCTTTTACAGGAGGTATTGAAAGTAAAGCTCCGCTTAAACCTTCGCGAAGAGAATTCGGGCGTATATGGTGTCGGTGTTTCGGTATCAGCCACCAGCGTCCCTGCACCGCTAATCCGCTCGAGGATCTCCTTTACCTGTGCTCCGGAATCGGCGGAATTTCTGGTTAAACAAGCCCGGGACGAGGTTAAAAAAATTGCAGCAAATCCGCAGTATTTTGCTGCCGAACTGGCCAACATCAAAACACAGCAGATCGATGGCTATAAGAAACAGGTAGGTAAAAACCTGTTCTGGAGTTCGGCCCTTAGAAATCAGTTTTACTTCGGTTTTAAGGATTACAGTTATTTCAACAACTACGAAAACATGATCAACCGCATCACCCCTGAAATGGTTTCCGATTATGCTAAAAAATACATGATTGAAACACCGGGCATTAAAGCAGTACTGATGCCTGAGAATTTTAAGACACTAAACTAATTGTTATGAAGACTTTTAAAAATATCACCATCCTGTTCCTGCTTTTCATGGCGGGTGTTTATACAGGTTGTAAAAAAGACCCCGTAATGTACGGCAAAGGATTTGAATCCTTTAAATTCATCGTGAAAGATGCACTTGATGCAAATAAAGAATACGAAGGGATAATAAATGGCGACGAGATTGTGGTACAGTTGCCGACAGAGGTAGACGTCACAAATCTTAAAGCCAGCTTTTTGATGGATAATCCACGCACCATTGTGCAGGTAGGATCTGAAGTCCAGGAAAGTGGCATTACTGAGCAGGATTTTACCAATCCGGTGTCCTACCGTGTAAAAGCGGAAGACAAAAGCACGCGTAGCTATTCCGTGCGCGTCGAAAAGAAAGTAGCCTTCCAATCCTTTGGCTTTTATAAAGAAGATAACCCGGGGCTTGAAGAAGATTACAAAGCGGTCATCAGAGGATTAATTATTGATATTGCTGTTCATGAAACCGTAGACATCACAAAACTGGTAGCCAGGTTCCAGACAACAACAGGGGCAATAATAAAAGTTGGGGCAGTGACACAGGAAAGCAAAGTTACACCCAACAATTTTAATAGCCCCGTAGCGTACACTTTTACCGATGCAGGTTTACCTGCCTCAGTAGACTTTAAAGTTGCACTTTCTTTTATTGGCCCTAAATGGTGGATGATTGGTGATAAAAGCATCATAGGAAGTGAATCATCAAATTTAAAAATGGCAATTCATCCATTCACTAAATATCCTTACCTGGTATACATAAGAAGTGGGAAAGACGAGAATGGTGCTGTCATTCCTGATGAAAAAGAGAAAATTGCGGTAATCAGTTACACAGGCACAGGGTGGAAAAATGTTGGGAACCCTGAAGGCTTCTCAGATGACGAATCCGATCTCGCCCAAATCGCTTTTGATGACCTTGGCGTACCATATGTCGGTTATAAAGATTACTATAAAGATGAACAAAAAGCAACGGTATTAAAATATTCCAATGAAAATTGGGTTCCTGTTGGCAACAAAAATTTCAGCCCTGTCAAACTAGGCAAATTTTCATTCACAATTGGGGAATTCAATAGACCTATAGCTGCAGCCGCAGCTTCTGCAGTAGCACCAGGCTATGCCAGACAAGCTATATATGTTGCAGCAAATATGGATGACCAATGGAATAGTATTACTCCCTCAATCACAAACCCTTTAATAGGCGGAGTACAGGTATTTAAGGGCTTAGACGGTAAAACTTACATGGCGGTTTTAGACCGAAGTTCGAATCTTAGCATGTATAAATATACCGACAATACCTGGAAGCCGGTTGGGCCTGTTAGCTTCAGAACTTCCGACGGATTACCAGGTTTTACATCTGTAATTGGCGCAGCTTCAGCTGATGGTACTGTTTATATTGGTTTTCAGACGGTATCTGCTAATCAACGTTTGAACCGTGTAATGAAGTTCAACGGTACCACTTGGGAAGAGCTTGGCTCAGCTGGAAACAGCCAGGACCAGACCGATAAATATGCGTTAGCTGTAGATCCAACGGGCAAGCTGTATTTCGGGTTCGCAAATACCACTGGTCTGTACGTGCGTACTTTTAATGATCAGACTAAAAACTGGAATACACCCAGAATGGTTGTTTCCGGAAAAATTAACGCATTTGACATGCAGGTTTCACCTGATGGGATTCCTTATCTTGCTGTAACCACCACTACCGACAAGAAAATAACCGTTTACAAGTACACTAACACGAAATAACATCCCGGCTTTACGTGGGCTTAACAACCCATGTAAAGCTTTTAAACATATATCAATTGAAACAGTTCAGTTTTTTTATACTTGCGGCATTCACCTGCTTTTCTGCAAGCACTTTACAAGCCCAAACCACTGCAACCGGCTATGTATTTGCCGATGCGAACGGAAACGGTAAAAAAGATAAATCCGAGAAAGGCATTGCCAATGTTTCGGTAACCAATGGGCAGGAAGTGGTACAAACAGACAACAAGGGGTTTTATACCCTTCGGGTTGGCAATGATGACATCATCAGTGTCATTAAACCAAGTGGCTACCAGGTGCCGGTCAATGCCGATAACCTGCCGCAATACTTTTACATCCACAAACCCCAGGGTTCGCCCCAGCTTAAATACAGGGGCGTTGCCCCTACCGGCCCATTGCCTAAATCGATTGATTTTCCCTTAAAGCCATCAACAGAAAAAGACAACTATACTGCCTTGATTTTTGGCGATCCTCAGGTATACAATCAGGAACAGGTAGATTACTTTATAAAAGATGTTATTACGGAGGTTGAAGGCATTAAAAACATTTCCTTTGGCATCAGTATGGGCGATGAGGTTGGCGATAAACTCGATCTGTTTGCAGCCTATACCGCAGCGGTTAAACGTGTGGGCATTCCCTGGTACAACATGATGGGCAACCACGACCTGAATGCCGATGCCCCCACCGATTCCCTATCAGATGAATCCTTTGAAGCCCATTTTGGTCCGGCTACTTATGCATTTAATTATGGGAAAGTACACTTCATTATATTGGATAATGTATTGTATCCTGATCCGCGTGATGGTCGTGGTTACTATGGCGGTCTGAGGGAAGATCAGTTAAAATTTGTAGAGAACGACCTGAGGCATGTACCTAAAGATTATTTGGTTGTACTGACCATGCACATTCCGATGAGCGAGCCTGAATTCCTTTTCAGTTCAGCAACCAGAAAAAGGTTATTCAACGCCATTAAGGATTTTCCAAATACCCTTTCTATTTCTGCTCATACCCATATGCAGCGTCAGGATTTTTATGTAAAAGGTTCTGAATGGCTGCAAGACAAACCACATCAT from Pedobacter africanus includes:
- a CDS encoding FecR family protein produces the protein METQNNFKYTSQLIIKFLKDELNAQEKRALELWLNASPANRELLESFRNTAAVQQEINYIDAVDTHKGWEEISKQMQVKPVKAFFWNKIRKYSAAAILLITTGIGLYYYTAKNNNGKPNGTNGTLASQDIMPGGQKAVLQLADGSSLDLGSNKFLLKGENGEVAMSASKGTLYFGNNKGSRAKGYNLLKTPRAGEYKMILPDGTKVWLNASSTLRFPASFNREERHVQLTGEAYFEVAHNKDLPFRVSFNNTEVEVLGTHFNINTFGKQSRTTLVEGSVKVTEAGKQQLLKPGEEAIVNDGKVAIHKTDTYKSIAWKEGAFYFQDDLMTDIMDQVFRWYNVEIIYKGKPGTKRYSGNIRRQATLKQVLEMLNAVSGTEFSLEDRTVTVDFNN
- a CDS encoding SusC/RagA family TonB-linked outer membrane protein — protein: MRLTIFLLIAGCLAVQASGYAQKVNLSVRNAGMESVCLDIKKQTGYFFLYDADVLKKSGKVNLELKNAELTEALKQLTAGKALEYKIIDKTVIISEARSVQTMQEEIIVKGTVKSKEAPGQPDLALPGVVVTLKGTKKAVLTFGDGTYSIKAPANGTLVFSMVGYGTKEIAINGNKIIDIVMAETASQLNEVIVTAYGTSEKKENQIGSAFQVNRKDLDRKPLDRIDKLLEGIVPGLQVDMQDATAASARPRFQTRLRGDATFSSSNEPLWVLDGIPINTGDETNMIPGTNTSVSPLSYLNPNDIESITVLKDATATSIYGANGANGVILITTTRGRDGENRINYSFRTGLNLLNDNRFHVLSANEYRELISESFANSPLSVNPVEDLGTSTDWYDIFYRNGVTSQHDLSFSGGNEKTRYYVSGAYYKEKPIMINNTTQRFSTRINLDQKVNRSIDMFFRLGASYNLNDMFNPGNAYYINRPIDSPFNPDGSYVMKFYNKLADAKFNDDNQKTMAMNGNIGGTIRILPELSYTTTNGIDYSSVNESMYTSMLTFLGRDGGEAYKGQSTVFTWNSQHRINFDKKFGNHSFSALLGGEATNRDRRSLSANGIGFANDKIREVTYAATRTGSSSAAEQSGLSYYGQLNYSLSDKYHLIGSFRGDANSDFGTDVRWATFKSIGAAWTISKEKFWSVKEIDFAKIKLSYGTNGNSRIGAYKSKGIYSMGTDNSYIGMPGAIMSNGENPVLSWETTYILNGGISLGLFKRISLELEAYQNITKNILDDVDVSRTSGFTGILQNLGTVKNRGIELTLNTQNIMKKDFEWKTRFNLSHNSNHIVKLYNGNNKVFGNTIRSVGDAIGTFYLIRWAGVDPRDGGPLWYDNRGNITKEFDLNNRVILDDPNPDFFGGMTNTFQYKNFSFSALMVYNVGGYAFSALQRDAESDGRNLASDNQSRNQLDRWREAGDLSIVPKTVLGENANNGRNSTRFLHRKTSLRLTNVSVNYAIPESALKAIRLRRASIYAQADNVGFWTPYKTKKGYNDYKNYFNPYPQPLVLSFGLNVGF
- a CDS encoding RagB/SusD family nutrient uptake outer membrane protein, which gives rise to MKNIAKIALLILLALSVGSCKKFLEKEPIGKVGKQVLFEDVNGAKLALMGSYKSMLDYYRNEFGMYGDVASDNLVNVPANNVYMPEQFNFSSTAEDEASGAGHIWLDIYETLNNVNNLINAIPELKAKFPGSTGELDALQAQALVLRAICHLDLSKVFSQPYTFTADGSHMGIPLLLKTPNPGQQVPRNTMKETYDQIIKDISDAIPVLKIYGNTDQALISYQAALGLLSRVYLYQGNWTQSLANADLVINDKAYALATASSYKTVFTAYPLSSSSPKVEILFQLSAQGQDKYGATDINTIFSSFSAARYKASAKLLGLFDANDIRKKDMFSVNSTKSITKKYADSISTVPNPFTIKVIRLSEVYLNRAEANWNLGKYDDAAKDLQIISQRAHPNKTITIIYSSAADLYKQIADERNRELCFEGHRLIDLVRRKENLQRGNDCNSTVCSLNYPNDKFVLPITTKELDANKAMKQNPGYN
- a CDS encoding M16 family metallopeptidase, whose product is MPLLLACLALLSFGGYAQQLRQDPNLVTGRLKNGFTYYIYKSNKTPGNSVLRLFLNAGSLQEDSDQLGLAHFIEHMAFNGTKHYSKNDVIEFLESKGVKFGADLNAHTSFDETVYKISINTEDEKNLEKSIDIMADWAFGITFDSHEIDKERGVVIEEWRSKQGAANRLREQYLPVLFNKSRYAERLPIGKVDILKSFKRQTIVDFYEKWYRPDLMSIAIITDIDPKKVETYIKNEFNQYKAKSKAPRIYYELPQHRDTLFSILTDKEANAIELSVFNKIRSFSGIKTEQDYKAQLIRSFFNALTKSRFSRISQLQNDFKEGSFSVSNIVLKNGIVSGGAALYHDKIKEGITQYLTETQRIFRYGFTSDEIKKYRDEYIAAIKRSEASEDKTQGETYVNEIHDVFYNGSTMLAKTERNRLALKYAPQIDSLTLFDFLKSVNKPGNTVVLLTAPEKDKTSLPDQPALKAMFAKAASEKIAPWSDQLSIPEKLLAQEPKAGKVVKQEIISPIGLTKWTLSNGSIVYLKPTEERKNYLSLSGFRKGGIYALDSAQYVTAQFVKPVTGLSGAGPFSRRALTEFLTGNSASATLVLSNTREGVVTSADWKDARTMFQLMYLKWMYPNADPLTFEQAKRQTIEQMENNKLSPNYAYNKAIAELLKGDDDYASNLSEARLNKEAQLKDIIPIFKSRFGSAKDFQFVIVGGFNPDSIKPLVEQYIGGLPGGDYNAKFVYKGPIEGHGAKDILMYAGTAPKSTVNLFYQNNQVNYDYPEILVQTLLQEVLKVKLRLNLREENSGVYGVGVSVSATSVPAPLIRSRISFTCAPESAEFLVKQARDEVKKIAANPQYFAAELANIKTQQIDGYKKQVGKNLFWSSALRNQFYFGFKDYSYFNNYENMINRITPEMVSDYAKKYMIETPGIKAVLMPENFKTLN